DNA sequence from the Acidobacteriota bacterium genome:
TCGAGGTCCTGCGAGGCCCGCAGGGGACCCTCTTCGGATCCGGGTCGCTTGCCGGCACCGTCCGCTACATCACGAACCAGCCCGAAATCGGAGTCTCCGACGGCTTCGGTGAGTTCTCGCTCAACTCGGTCGGCGACGGGGGCATGGGCGGCACCGCGAAAGTCGCGGTCAACGCGCCGATCGGCGACACATCGGCGATGAGGATCACCGCCTACCACACGGCCTTCGGCGGTTTCATGGACGCGGTTCAGCCCGACCTGGGCGTCAACGAGGACGTGAACTCCGGTGAACGTACCGGCGCGCGCTGGGCGCTGCGCTTCGAGCCGTCGGAGAACGTGACGGTCACACCACGGCTGATCTACCAGGAAGTCGAGATGGACGGCTGGAACCGGATCGACGACTTCAACATCCTGGCCAACCCGTACACGACAACCCGTCCCGCCGTGGATCTCGGCGAGCGCCAGCTCTTCACCCAGTTCGAGGAGCCCTACACCGACGAGTTCCTGCTCGCCGACCTCAAGGTCGTGATCGACCTCCCCGACGGCTACTACTTCACCTCGATCACCTCGGCCACCGACCGCGACGTCCTCGTCGTGCGCGACTCGACTGCCCTCTACGCGAGCGTCGCCGGCGCCACGATCGGCCTTCCCGAAGCGGTCTACACGCTGGACGCGCCTCTGATCGACGCGACGACCGCGACCGGCCTCACCCAGGAACTCCGGCTGGCGAGCGGCGACGAGTACACGCACTGGGTTCTGGGCGTCTTCTACAGCACCAGCGAACGGGACTACGGCCAGAGCCTTCCGGTGACCGGCTTCGAGGCGATGACCGGCATTCCCACCGAGGGCGGCTTCGGCGCCGCCGTCGACGAGCTGTTCTACTCCGACCTGAACTACGAGTTCGACCAGACCGCCGCCTTCTTCGAGATCACCTGGACCGCCAGCGAACGGGTCGACCTGACCGCGGGCGCGCGCTGGTACGACTACGAGGAAAGCCGCGCCCAGCTCTTCGACGGCCTGTTCGCCGATCCGGGGCCGACCCGGGGGAAGACCAGCGCGGACGGCATCGCGCCGCGTTTCATCGCCAGCTTCCAGGCCAGCGAGAACACCCAGCTCAACGCGCAGGTATCGAAGGGCTTTCGGCTCGGCGGCATCAACGATCCGCTGAACGTACCCGTCTGCACGCCCGAGGATCTCGCGACCTTCAGCGGCCGGGACAGTTGGGACGACGAGGAACTCTGGAACGTCGAGATGGGTTCGAAGTCCACGATCATGGGCGGCCGCGGCACGTTCAACGTTGCGGCGTTCACGATGGACATCTCGGACCTGCAGACGACAGTAACCGCGGGCTCCTGCTCGTCGCGCCTGATCTTCAACGTACCCAATGCCCGCAGCACGGGACTGGAACTCGAGCTGACGGCTCAGCCCACGGGGGCCTTTGACTACGCCATCTCCGCCAGCTACTCCGACTCCGAACTCGGATCGACCCTGACCTCCACCGCCGCCGACGGCACGACCAGCGTGGTGTCCGGCATCGAGAACGGCAACCGCCTGCCGACGGTGCCGAAGTTCCAGGCAGCGGTCGCCGCAACGTACCGCTGGGAGGCCGGCAGTTGGGCCGGCTACCTGACGGGAGCCTTCCAGCACGTCGGCTCCCGCTTTACCCAGATCGGCGACCACGCCCCGGGGTTCGGCACCGTCGATCTGCTGGCCCTGTCCGCCACGAACCCGGTCGGCGGTCCATTGACGCAATCCGTGTTCCGGTTCAACCCCGAATTGCCCGCCTACGACCTGCTGAATCTGCGTCTCGGCTTCCTGAACGAACGCTGGGATGTCGCACTGTTCGTCAACAACGCGACGGATGAACGGGCCTTCCTGGCTCTCGACCAGGAACGAGGTACACGAGCGCGGGTCGGCTACCTGACGAACCCGCCGCGGACCGTCGGCGTCAGCACCCGAATCAACTTCTGAGCGTCACGCGCCGCGAAGTCAGTGCATGTCGGGCTGTGCCGTGCTCGTCAGCAGTCCCGTGGCGGCGAGCACGAGGAGCGCGAAAACGACTTCGAGTGCAACAGTCCTCGGTAGGGGGTCCGTGTGCAGGTCGGGCCTGAAGTGGATCCGCAGGTAGTTCACCGCTCCGAAGAAGAGCACGAAGACGCTGAGGCCCACCTTGACCAGGAGGATCTGACCGTAAGGATCGGTCCACAGCATGTCCCAGACCGGCAGGTAGAGGAACGCGAGGAGCCCGCCGCTCAGAACCAGCATCGAGGCGCCCATCACCGCCAGAGGCGAGAACGCCCGCAACCAGTACCGATGCATCGAAGCGATCTCTGCCCGGGAGGGTACGGACATCACCAGCGGCACCAGGAGCACGACGATCAGAGTGCCGATCCAGAACCCGGCGCCCAGGATGTGGACGCTCTGAGCGACCCATGCCTGTGGGTTCCCGTAGGCGTGACCGGTCATCGGCAGCGCCGCGGCCACGCTCAGCACACCGAGCGAGGTGATCAAGCCGCCGGCCATCGGGGACCTCAGCATGGCGACGGTTCCCAGGGCGGTCACGGCGGCCGCAGCGGCCTGCCACTGCCACCGATCGCCCCAACGGCTCTCCAGAGCCACGGTTCGGAGATTCTCGTAAGAGAGCCACTCTCTCAGCCCCCAGACTTCGATCGATTGGAAGCCCGCCCGGAGCAGCACCGCCGCCAGCAGCAGCATGCCGAACAGCCATCCCAGGCGCCGCAGCCCAACCTGCGGATCGCGCACCGAAAGAGCGGCACCGCGCACCACGACCAGTAGCCAGACGCCGAGGACGCCGCAGACCAGGAGCAGGGGAACGTAGACCGACCAGCGGCCGGCCACCTCCCAACTCATGGCCGGAACCGTCGCAATCGGTTCAGTGGCCTCCGCGGTCGATCGTGAAAGACCACTCGCCGGTCAGGACGTGACCATCGTCGCCCGCCGTCTTCCAGCGCGCGGTGTAGGCGCCGTCGGGCATGCGGCCCGAAACGCGCGCCATCAGGTCCTTCTCACCCATCGTGTGGAGACCTTCGACCTTCATCGGACCCGCCGGCCCCTCGAGTGCGAGTTTGCTCAGTGGCACGTCCGGCTCCTGGTTGAACCACACCCGCAGGGTACGCACTGGCCCGGAGAGCGTCGCGCCGTCCTCGGGGCTCGTCTTCGACGCCTTGAGATGAGCGTATGCGGCGGTCGCGAGCACTGCCGCCAGCAAGGTAAAGCCGATCCGTGCGATTCCTCGGTGCTTCATCCGATCCGGCCTCCCTACCTGCGCTCCTTAACCGCGGAATGCCGGCGACCGTGCCGGCACGCTCGGCTGTTGACAGTACCAGCCCGTTCGTGGCCCGGACCGGCGGTGTAGAGTCCCAACTTCCGTTCGACAGCCGATGAGCGACTCCAACATTCCGCGGAGTGACCCCTACACCGTCCGCGAGGGCGGCGCCGCCCCGCCGCCGGTCACCTGGCGCAGCCGGCTGCGCTATCTCGGCCCCAGCGTCGTCGTCTCCGGCTCGATCGTCGGTTCGGGCGAGATCATCCTCACTTCGGCTCTGGGTGCCGCGGCCGGCTTCGTCCTGCTCTGGTGGGTGCTTCTCTCCTGCTGGATCAAGTCACTGATCCAGGCGGAGTTCGCGCGCTACACGCTGGTTTCCGGGGACACCTACATCCGGGCGATGAACCGGCTCCCCGGCCGCATTCCGATCGGACGCGGGCACGTCAGTTTCCCGATCGCGATCGCCCTGATCGCCCTGGTTCCGGGACTGCTCGGCCTCGGCGGGATCGTCGGCGGCGCCGGCCAGGCCATGACTCTGCTGGTACCGGAGATCCCCTCCACGCTTGCCGCCGGCGTGCTTGCCGCCGTGGCCATCGCGTTGCTCATCACAGGCTCCTACAAGATCCTGGAGAACGTGATGCTGGCGCTGGTGATGATCTTCACCGGCGCCACGCTGGTCTGCGCGATCCTCATGCAGGGTACGGAGTTCGCCGTGACGCGGGCCGAACTCGCGTCGGGCTTCACCTTCGACTTCCCGCCCGAGTTCCTCGTGGCCGCCATGGCCGTCTACGGCTACACCGGCGTCAACTCCTCGGAGACCTCGGCTTACCAGTACTGGTGCGTCGAGAAGGGCTACCCGAACTTCATCGGTCGCAGCGACGCACCGGGCTGGGAGGAGCGCGCCCGGGGCTGGATCAAGGTGATGCAGACCGACGTCTGGGTCACCCTGGTACTTCTGACCTGCGCGACGTTGCCCTTCTACATCCTCGGCGCCGGGGTGCTCAAGAAACTCGGCCAGGAGCCCGACGGCCTCGAGACGATCTCCATGCTGTCCGACATGTTCACCCAGACCCTGGGGCCATGGTCCCTATGGCTCTTCGGCGTCGGCGCTTTCTGCATCCTGTTTTCGACGATGCTCTCCTCGATCGCCGGCGGCGCCCGCTACATCCCCGACTACATCATGGAGCTGGGGTACCTGAAGCGGCAGAACCTGGCCGCGCGCAAGTCCTGGATCCGCGGCTACTGCACCGTGATCCCGCTCTTCGCGTTCACGGTCTACATGTGGATCCAGAACCCGAGACTGTTGATCACGATCAGTTCACTGGTCATCGGAATGCTGCTGCCCATGCAGAGCGGCGCCGTGCTCTGGCTGCAGAAGAAACGGATGGATCCCCGCATACGTCCCGGCCGCGGAATCCGGTTCGGGGTCTGGTCCATCTTCCTGGTCGAGCTGGTTCTGGCGGGGTTCGTCATCCGCTACGTGGTCCTTGGACCGTTTCTCGACTGAATGGCTGCAGGCACCTACGTCGAACAGAGGAGCGATCCCTATACCGTCCGCGAGGGCGGCGCCGCCCCGCCGCCAACAAGCTGGCGAACGCGGCTTCGCTATCTCGGCCCGAGCGTCGTCATCTCCGGCGCGATCGTCGGCTCGGGCGAGATGATCCTGACTTCGACCCTGGGCGCCGCGGCCGGCTTCGTCCTGCTGTGGTGGGTGCTCCTTTCCTGCTGGATCAAGTCCCTGATCCAGGCGGAATTCGCCCGGTACACGCTGGTTTCGGGCGACACCTACGTGCGGGCGATGAACCGCCTCCCCTTCCAGATCCGGATTGGCCGCGGCCACCTCAGCTTCGCCGTCGCTATCGCGTTGATCGCCCTGGTTCCCGGTCTGCTGGGCATGGGAGGAATCATCGGCGGCGCCGGCCAGGCTCTGACCCTGCTGGTCCCGGAGGTGCCGTCGACCCTGGCCGCCGGGCTGCTGGCCGTGATCACCATTGCCGTCCTCACCACGGGCTCCTACCGGGTCCTCGAGAACGTGATGCTTCCGCTGGTCATGATCTTCACCGGCGCAACGCTCGTCTGCGCGATCCTGATGCAGGGCACGGAGTTCGCCGTCACGCGGGCCGACCTTGCGTCGGGCTTCACGTTCAGCTTCCCACCCGAGTTCATCGTCGCCGCCATGGCCGTCTACGGCTACACGGGCGTCAACTCCGCCGAGACCTCCGCCTACCAGTACTGGTGCGTCGAGAAGGGCTATCCGAGCTTCATCGGCCGCAGCGACGCGCCGGGGTGGGAGACGCGCGCGCGGGGCTGGATCAGGGTCATGCAGACGGACGTCTTGGTCACGCTGGTCCTGCTGACCTGCGCGACGGTGCCCTTCTACATGCTCGGCGCCGGCGTGCTGAAGAAGCTCGGCAAGGAACCCGACGGCCTGGAGACGATCTCCATGCTGTCCGAGATGTTCACCCAGACCCTGGGTCCCTGGGCGCTGTGGCTGTTCGGCGTCGGCGCCTTCTGCATCCTGTTCTCGACGATGTTCTCGTTCATTGCCGGCGAAGCCCGCTACATCCCCGACTACATCATGGAGCTGGGCTACCTGAAGCGGCAGAACCTGGCCGCCCGCAGGCTCTGGATCCGCGGCTACTGCGCCGTCGTCCCGATTTTCTGCTTCATCGTCTACATGTGGATCCAGAACCCGCGACTGCTGATCACGATCAGCTCCCTGGTCGCCGGGATGCTGCTGCCGATTCAGAGCGGTGCCGTACTCTGGCTGCAGAAGAAGCGGATGGATCCCCGCATCCGCCCGAGCCGCGGGATCCGAGCCGCGATCTGGGCCATCTTCCTGGTCGAGTTGGCCCTCGTCGGATTCGTCATCCGCTACGTGGTCCTCGAGCCATTTCTCAACTGAGGAGCAACCATGTTTCTACGACTGTCCTGCGCCGCCGCATGCCTTGGCGCCCTGACCCTGCTGGCCGGATGCACTTCCCCGGACGGCGACGTGGTGGAAGCGGACGCCGAAGGCGTCCGAACGATCGGCGAAAGCGCCAGCTTCCGCGGCATCAACGGCATCATGTTCGGGCCCGACGGCGCTCTGTATCTGACCTCCGTGGTGACGCCCGCGGTGGCGCGGATCGACCCGGAGAGCGGCGAGATCCTCGACAACTGGGGGCTGGACGACGGGGCACAGTCGCCCGACGACCTGGCCTTCGGCCCGGACGGTTCGGTCTACTGGACCGACATCAGCAACGGCGACGTGACGATGCGAACGCCCACCGGCGAGACCCGCGTGGTCGCTTCGCCGGGCGTCGGGGTCAATCCGATCACCTTCTCGGACGACGGCCGGCTGTTCGTCTCCCAGTGCTTCATGGACACGAACCTGTTCGAGCTGGACCCGGCAGGCGAGCAGGAGCCGCGGCTCATCCGCGACGACCTCGGGCCGGGCTGCGGCCTGAACGGCATGGACTGGGGCTCCGCCGACGGCAAGCTCTACGGTCCGCGCTGGTTCCGCGGCGAGGTCGTCCGCGTCGACGTCGACAGCGGCGAGATGGAGACGGTCGCCAGCGGCTTCGAAGTCCCCGCCGCGGTCAAGTTCAACAGCGAAGGCGTGCTCCATGTGCTCGACTCGCTCCGGGGCGAGGTCGTACGCGTCGACGGGGACGGCGGCAAGGAGGTCGTCGCCCAAGTGCAGCCCGGGCTCGACAACTTCGCATTCGACGCGGACGACCGCCTCTTCATTTCGAGCTTCGCCGATGGCTTCATCGTCGAGGCCCTGTCGCCTGAGGAGAACCGCATGGTGCTCGCGGGCGGACTCAACATGCCCGGGGGTGTTGCGCTCATCGGCAGCGGCGACGCGACCAGGCTCGTGGTCGCCGACTTCTTCGCCCTGCGCCAGCTCGATCCGGCAACCGGCGACGAACTCGGCGTCGTGCGCGACGTGATCGGTTTCTCGGACATCGGAACATCGATGTCGGTCCATACCGCGGACGGTGGGAATCTGATCCTCTCGAGCTGGTTCGACAACGCCGTTCGACTCTGGGATCCTGCCGCGGACGCGCTAGTGCAAATCTTCGGCGAACTGGCCGCCCCGATCGACGCGATCCAGCATGAGGGCGAGGTCGTCGCCAGCCAGTGGGGCGCCGGCAACGTGATCGCCTTCTCTCCGGGCAACCCCGAGGAGAAACGGGTGCTGGCGGAGGGTCTCTCCGGTCCGGCCGGTCTGACCGCGGCGGCCGGCGCACTCTACGTCGCCGACAACCTCGCGGGCACCGTGCTCCGCATCGGTGAAGACGGTGCCGAAGCCGTGGCCGAAGGTCTGGATCAACCGGAAGGCCTGGCCGCCGCGAACGGTTCGATCTACGTCGTCGAGGCCGGCGCCGGCCGCGTGGTCGCCATCGATGCGGCGAGCGGCGAAACGCAGTCCGTCGCGGAAGGCCTCGAACTGCACGTGCCGCCCAGCGGCGCCTTCCCGAACACGATGCTCTTCAACGGCATCGCCACGGACGGCGAGACCGCCTGGGTCGCCGGAGACGCCGCCAACACCGTCTACGTCATCGACCTGCCCTAACTGGGTGCGCCGGCCTTCTGGCCGGCATGAGGCGCGACGCCGCGAAGCGGCGAGCGCGATCCCTGCCCGACTCAATCCCCCAGGCCGTGATCGCCGTACGTCGTGGCCGCCCCCGTCCCCCCCGGCCCCAGCCGGCCGCCCTCGCCGAAGTGCCCCTTGCCCGGCACGTGGTTCACTTCGACGCGAATGCCGTCCGGATCCTCGACCAGGATCGAGTAGTAGCCTGGCGCGAACCGGTCGCCCTCCTCGGGACCGTGGATGATCGTGGCATCGAGTTCCGACTCGATGAACCGGTAGATCGCGTCGACATCCTCGCGGCTGCGGGCCCGGAAGCAGAAGTGATGCAAACCCGGCCGATCCTGGTCGAACCCTCGGTCGCGCTTGTCAGGCGGCGCTCCGCGCACCAGGATGCCGGTCCGGCTGCCGATGCAGTACAGCACGTCCTCACCGCGGATCAGGGTCCGCATGTCGAGGAAGTTACATAGCCGCTCCCAGAACGGCAGGCACCGCCCCGGATCCCGAACCGTCAACTGGATGTGAGCGATCCCGTTGACGCCTACGGTCTGGCCGGTGCCGCTCATGCAAGACGGTCCGGCCACCGGCGCCTCGCGTGGAGGACGCGGAGAATCTCGACCGCGTCGTCACGGACCCGGTACGGAATCACGTACGGGCTCCCGGCAACAACCAGCTCTCGCGTGCCTGAGACCCGCCCGGGGCGCCCGAATGCCGGATGTCGCGCGAGCCGGTCGACGGCGCTGACGACGGAGGACGCCACCCGTCGCGCGGCCTCGGGATCGTCGTTCGCAATGTACGCCCGCGATTCCTCAAGGTCGGCGATGGCGCTCCGAAACCAGACGATCCTCAACGAGGAGGTTCTCGCTCGTTCCCGGAACCCCAGGACCCGAGCCAGGCAGTCACTCTGCCGTGCTCGACGAACTCCGACGCTGGCGCGGTGGCGGCTTCTTCGAGAGTTCGGCGGATCTCCTCAACCTGCCATTCGTTCACGTCCAGGTACTCGTTCAGCGCTTTGGAGGCGAGAAAGGCCTTGGACCGCTCGGTCGACTTCGCGAGCCGGTCGAGCCGCCGGTGCGTGTCGTCGTCAAGTCGCAATGTCATCGTGGGCAAGGCAGCCTCCTGCACTCCGTTGCGTTCATCTGCATTCAGTATACGACGTAGCCGCCGCCGGTCACTCCCCGCCGGTCGCGGCCGACTCCGCCGATCCGAGTTCAATCAACTCGAAGACGCCGAACATCATCTCGTCCGTCGACTCGAGGCCGAAGCCGACGTCGCGGGTTGGGTCGGGGTTGTCCGGATTGTCGGCAGAGTTGTCGTAGACCGCGACGATCTCGATCACGCTTCCCTCGGGTAGGAGCTTGGGCTCCTCCGGGTAGTAGAAGAGTTGCCAGTCGAAGTCGTACTCCGGCACGTCCAGAAGAGTCTCGCGGCGGCCGTCCGGGTAAACCGCGGTGAACGACATCCGCTTGCCGCGCATGTGCATGTGCGGGAAGTAGGAGACGATCTTCGAAGCGGTCTTCACCTCGTGCCGGGCCTCGAGCCGGTGCTCGGAGGCGCCCGCCGGAATCGAGAAATCCGTCGTTCCCGCGAGGATGGCGGAGATCTCGGCCTCCATCTCTCCATCGCCGAAGTAGAGGCCGATCCGGGTCCTGTCCGTCGTCTCGGACCTGCCGTTCGGGTGGTAGTGCTGGTTCATGACCAGAAGCTCTCCGGGCTCTACCCAACGCCCGGCGCCGTCCGGGAACACGGTCGGTGCCGTGCCGGCGGCCCAGATCGCAAGAACGTTGAAGCGTCCGTCGTCCTCAACGCCGTCGGTCTCGCCCCGGATGTTCTCCGCCTCGCGCTCCTGGTTCAGGTTGACCATGAAGGCAACCTGATGGTGGTTCACCGTACGGTCGCCCGGCCGGAACTCCACCGCTCTCACCCAGCGGCGCTCCGGGATGTTCAGCAGCACGAACTGATTCGGGAACAGATCCGGCCCGTCCGCCGGCACCGTGACCTCCGGCAACTCGATCACGTAGTCCGGTTCGCCCAGACGCCAGCCCTCCGTGAACTCGGGCGGCTCGGGCATCGCCGCCGGATCGCCCGGTTTCGCCCCGCCTTCGACCCAGGAGACGATCGTGTCGATCTCCAACTGGCTCAGCCGTGCGTCGTTCGTCCACTCGCCGTGCTCGGGGCTCGCAAACCACGGCGGCATCTCGCCGCTGGCGACGACGCGCTGAATCGACCGGGCCCACGGCCGCGCGTCGCGGTAGGTCAGGAGCGACATCGGCGCGATCTCGCCCGGCCGGTGGCAGCCGACGCAGTGGCGCATCAGAATCGGCGCCACGTCGTTGCTGAAGACCCTCGAGTCGGCGTCGGCGGCGCCAGCCGGCAGGGCGAGCGCCGAGGCGAGGCCAAGGACGGCAACCGTGGCCATCTGGAACATCGAACGCACCATGATCAGGATCCTGTCATTGCGGTCACTCGCCGCCGGTCGCGTCCGACTCCGCGCTCTCGTCCGAAGCAACTTCGATCAGCTCGAAAATGCCGACCATCATCTCGTCCGTCGAGTGGAAGCCGAAGCCGATATCGAGGGTCGGATCCGGGTTGCGGGGGTTCGTCGCGGAGTTGTCGTAGCGCGCCACGACCTCGACCACGCTTCCGGCCGGCAGTACTTTCGGCGCCTCCGGGTAGTAGAAGAGCTGCCAGTCGAAGTCGTACTCCGGCACGTCCAGGAGGATCTCGCGGCTGCCGTCCGGGTACACCGCGGTGAACGACATGGCCCGGCCGCGCATGTGCATGTGCGCGAAGTAGGACACGATCCGCGAATCCGCCCCGAGTTCGTGGTGGGCCACGATCCGATGGTCCGGAGCGCCGGCCGGGATCGTGAAGTCCATCCTGCCAGCGAGGATCGCCTCCACCTCGATCTCCAGCGGGCCCTCGCCGAAGAAGAGGCCGATCCGGGTCCTGTCGGTACGCTCCGAGTCACCGTTCGGATGGTAGTGCTGGTTGAGCAGCAGCAAGGTGCCGGGGTCCACCCAGCGCCCGGCGCCGTCCGGGAACACGGTAGGCGCCGCGCCGGCCGCCCAGACCGCGAAGATCTTCACGTCGACGCCGGGGGCTTTCCCGCGCCGCTCGCCGTCCGGCCGCTCCTGGCTGTTGCCCGCACCCATGCCGCCGAATCCGCCCATGAAGGCGATCTGGTGGTGATTCACGGTGCGGTCGCCGGGCTGGAACTCCACCGCCCGCACCCAGCGGCGCTCAGGAATGTCCAGCCGCACGAGCTGAGTGGGAGCCAGGTCCGGACCAGTCGCCGGCACGGTGACGGGCGGCAGTTCGATCACGTAGTCCGGTTCACCCAACTGCCAGCCATCCCTGAACCGCGGCTGCTCGGGCATCCGCGCCGGATCGCCGGGCTTGGCGCCGCCCTCCACCCAGGCGACGATCGTCTCGATTTCCTCAGGGCTCAGCCGGGCGTCGTTCGCCCACTTGCCGTGCTCGGGATTCGCAAACCACGGCGGCATCCGGCCACTCGAGACGACCCGTTGGATCGATCGTGCCCAGGGCCGCGCCTCGCGGTACGTCAGGAGCGACATGGGCGCGATCTCGCCCGGCCGGTGGCAGCCGACGCAGTGGCGCATCAGGATCGGCGCCACGTCGGTGCTGAAGACCGTCGCACCGTCAGCCGCCGCCGCGGCCGGACCGGCGGCCACAAGGCACCCGGCGACGACGACTCCCGTCCTCACGAGATGCAGGCCCAACCCTCCAACGGAACCGAGCACTGGCGAGACACTACCGCAACCGCCCGATCCCGAACGGGCGGTTGTGCTCCAAATGCGTGTAGGCGGACGGCGGAGCGGACAAGGAGGGAAGCCCGGATCCGCCGTCCGCCCCACGCCCTCGACAACCCGTTGGAGCTCAGCGGGCCGCCGGTGAGGCCAGTTCGGGTCGCATGGAACCCGCCCTCGCCGGAAACCTGGCTGCACCGGGCTGGCTCACTCCGACCGCAGCAACCCCCATGCCAGAAGCGCGGGAGTCGGACGCTTCCGGGAACGGCCCACGCACGGCGCGAGAATCGGCCCGCATCCCGATCCGTTCGAGTGCTCGATGCGCGACAAGAACGTAGGTTCCGAATCATTGAGCCGACAACAGCGTCGGCGTCCGGCCAGAGTCGAAAACCAAGCTGCTAGAGTCCCGCCTCCACCTAGCAGCATCCCCATCCCCCCAGGAGACCCAGAGACCAATGTACCGACAGACTGCCTGCCGCGTTCTCATCCTCAGCCTGTGCCTCGCCGTGATCGGCTTCGCCCCCACCGCAGCGCAGGATCGACCCGCCAGCCCCGAAGGCGCGGCGGCGACCCAGATCGGCGACGCGTGGATCGACATCACTTACAGCCGGCCGATCCTGCGAGGACGCAGCGGCTACTTCGGCTCCGGCGAGACGTACGGCCAGGCGGCCAACGCCGGCGGTCCCGTCTGGCGGGTAGGGGCGAACGTGACGACCCGGATCAAGACGGAAGCCGACCTGATGATCGGCGGAACGACGGTGCCCGCGGGCGAGTACAGCTTTTTCATCGACCTGAAGGACGGCGCCTGGACCGCGATCATCTCGAAACAGGGCTACATGGAGACGTTCGACCGCGCCAAGATGGAAGAGGGCCTCACCTGGGGCGCCTACGGCTACAACCCGGAGCACGATGTCGTGCGCGCCAGCATGATGACCTCGACAGAGGACTTCTCCATCGACCAGATGACGATCCTCTTCACCGACGTCTCGGACGCCGGCGGTGCGATCGTCGTGATGTGGGACAACCAGATGGGCGTCCTGCCGTTCGGCATCGCCCAATAGCTCTCGGCTAGCTCAGTCCTCCGCGGCGGCCCGGGCCTCCTCGGCCCGGGCGCCGCTCGGCACGTTCGGGACCGCCCAATTCGCCTTTGTGGCAGGCATACTCGAACAGCCCGCCGACGGTCACGCCCAAACCGCGCCCGGTGCTCAGGCGTCGCACTCGCGGTAGGCGTCGATCACAGCCCGCTCACCCTCGCGGCCCGGCTTCGAGTTCCCGTGCTCCATGCCGACGATGCCGTCGAAGCCCCTGCTCTTCAGGTGCCGGAAGACGTTGAGGTAGTTGATCTCGCCAGTGGTCGGCTCCTTGCGCCCCGGGTTGTCGCCCACCTGGATGTAGGCGATCTCGTCCCAGGCCCGGTCGAGGTTCGGAATCAGGTTCCCCTCGGTGATCTGCTGGTGGTAGAGGTCGTCCAGGATCTTGACCGAGGGCGACCCGACCGCCTTGCAGATCTGGTACGCCTGAGGAATCCCCGTCAGGAACACGCCGGGGTGGTTCGTCCAGTGGTTGAGCGGCTCCAGCACCGCGACCAGACCCGCCGGCTCCAGGATCGCGGCGGCACGCTTCAGGTTCTCGATCACGTTGGCGGTCTGGTACTCCCACTCCAGGCCCGGATCGAGCTGACCCGGGACGACGGTGCACCACGTCGCGTTCACCCTCTTGCCGACCTCGACCGCCTTCCTCATGTCCGCCTCGATCGCCTCGCGGGCCGAAGAGTCGGAGGAGGCGAAACTCACGCCGCCCCAGGAGGTGTGGGCGACGAAGACGCCCATCTCCATCCCCAGACGGTCGAGTTCCGCGGCGATCTTCTCCTGCAGCGCCAGCTCGCGACCGCCCATGCCGTTGTCCTCGAGGGCCCGGAAACCCTCATCGTGCATGAAG
Encoded proteins:
- a CDS encoding VOC family protein, coding for MSGTGQTVGVNGIAHIQLTVRDPGRCLPFWERLCNFLDMRTLIRGEDVLYCIGSRTGILVRGAPPDKRDRGFDQDRPGLHHFCFRARSREDVDAIYRFIESELDATIIHGPEEGDRFAPGYYSILVEDPDGIRVEVNHVPGKGHFGEGGRLGPGGTGAATTYGDHGLGD
- a CDS encoding TIM barrel protein — protein: MRNKTVGPPDSSRIPRRQFLAGGAAAATALAVGAAPGTSAARAAQREDGGAFQLKYAPHFGMFRHHAGNDHIDQLRFMHDEGFRALEDNGMGGRELALQEKIAAELDRLGMEMGVFVAHTSWGGVSFASSDSSAREAIEADMRKAVEVGKRVNATWCTVVPGQLDPGLEWEYQTANVIENLKRAAAILEPAGLVAVLEPLNHWTNHPGVFLTGIPQAYQICKAVGSPSVKILDDLYHQQITEGNLIPNLDRAWDEIAYIQVGDNPGRKEPTTGEINYLNVFRHLKSRGFDGIVGMEHGNSKPGREGERAVIDAYRECDA
- a CDS encoding thiol-disulfide isomerase — translated: MRTGVVVAGCLVAAGPAAAAADGATVFSTDVAPILMRHCVGCHRPGEIAPMSLLTYREARPWARSIQRVVSSGRMPPWFANPEHGKWANDARLSPEEIETIVAWVEGGAKPGDPARMPEQPRFRDGWQLGEPDYVIELPPVTVPATGPDLAPTQLVRLDIPERRWVRAVEFQPGDRTVNHHQIAFMGGFGGMGAGNSQERPDGERRGKAPGVDVKIFAVWAAGAAPTVFPDGAGRWVDPGTLLLLNQHYHPNGDSERTDRTRIGLFFGEGPLEIEVEAILAGRMDFTIPAGAPDHRIVAHHELGADSRIVSYFAHMHMRGRAMSFTAVYPDGSREILLDVPEYDFDWQLFYYPEAPKVLPAGSVVEVVARYDNSATNPRNPDPTLDIGFGFHSTDEMMVGIFELIEVASDESAESDATGGE
- a CDS encoding type II toxin-antitoxin system RelE/ParE family toxin, which codes for MRIVWFRSAIADLEESRAYIANDDPEAARRVASSVVSAVDRLARHPAFGRPGRVSGTRELVVAGSPYVIPYRVRDDAVEILRVLHARRRWPDRLA
- a CDS encoding CopG family ribbon-helix-helix protein; translated protein: MTLRLDDDTHRRLDRLAKSTERSKAFLASKALNEYLDVNEWQVEEIRRTLEEAATAPASEFVEHGRVTAWLGSWGSGNEREPPR
- a CDS encoding thiol-disulfide isomerase, coding for MVRSMFQMATVAVLGLASALALPAGAADADSRVFSNDVAPILMRHCVGCHRPGEIAPMSLLTYRDARPWARSIQRVVASGEMPPWFASPEHGEWTNDARLSQLEIDTIVSWVEGGAKPGDPAAMPEPPEFTEGWRLGEPDYVIELPEVTVPADGPDLFPNQFVLLNIPERRWVRAVEFRPGDRTVNHHQVAFMVNLNQEREAENIRGETDGVEDDGRFNVLAIWAAGTAPTVFPDGAGRWVEPGELLVMNQHYHPNGRSETTDRTRIGLYFGDGEMEAEISAILAGTTDFSIPAGASEHRLEARHEVKTASKIVSYFPHMHMRGKRMSFTAVYPDGRRETLLDVPEYDFDWQLFYYPEEPKLLPEGSVIEIVAVYDNSADNPDNPDPTRDVGFGLESTDEMMFGVFELIELGSAESAATGGE
- a CDS encoding DUF2911 domain-containing protein, whose product is MYRQTACRVLILSLCLAVIGFAPTAAQDRPASPEGAAATQIGDAWIDITYSRPILRGRSGYFGSGETYGQAANAGGPVWRVGANVTTRIKTEADLMIGGTTVPAGEYSFFIDLKDGAWTAIISKQGYMETFDRAKMEEGLTWGAYGYNPEHDVVRASMMTSTEDFSIDQMTILFTDVSDAGGAIVVMWDNQMGVLPFGIAQ